The Ptychodera flava strain L36383 chromosome 7, AS_Pfla_20210202, whole genome shotgun sequence DNA window ATCAATTTTGCTCATCATCCATGAGTACAAATTGTTCAACCATGAAGCTTCGGATCTTATCACTTGACCATGCTTCCTGTGATTGGGCCTCTAAATGTCATCCGCTTTTAAATAATTCTCTGAGATGCTTACCTCTCTCCTTGAATTATAACGGCTGAATAAAGATGTTTTGTACTTGCGGGAATAGCAATATTGAAAGTCCAGCTCAGTCcaattttgacctttgaccgtgacatcatgccatttcttatcagcCGATTTTCAGCACAGTGATTCAGTTTTGACGTCACTCTTTGTACGACCGTAGTTCTATGAGTGGAGGACATTacaacttttttcattttgtatatttgatttCATGATTTGTTTCCAAGGGTCTGACATAGAAATAAGAAATGTTGCATTTATTGTGTCTTAAGTTCCTCATGTATGGCGCTGTGATTCCTTTAATTTCGTGATTGATTCCATCTGTTCAAATTTCTGTCATTATCCCAGATATCTCagccatttgatgttatttTAGACCATTTTTGGAAGGATAGGATACTTTCTTCGTTATATACATCATCGCTGTACCACAGAATTTCAGTCAGAATATGTACTTTGATGTCGGCAAATTCACTTCTGAAACTGAGTATCACCCTACAGTGTCATAACTTGGATCGGTTTTTTGTCCATGGCGTTACCATTCCACTACACACCTTTCCAGTTTCCAGTCAACGATTTTCCGAGCGTAGGTGACAGATGCACACCATTTCCTGTATGTTCCCTCTCGCTtagagatggatggatggataaactgaaatttaagGGCGGAGTTTAGGAGACCTAGGCGAACAAAGGGTCATGAAATATCTAGATCTGTGCATGCTCTTTAGACTTAATAAAGCAAATATTTCAAGATACATTTTATCAGTAACTACAGTGTCTTCTTTAGTAAGTCTATGACTCTTTGATTTCTATTTTACACCTAGCTGATATACCGATAAATCAGACAGAGCGTTCCGCCGCTATTCCTATCCAGGAGCGCCCATTTCGAAATCATCACTTGACTAAAACAAAATAGAATATAGGTATATTTGAGTGTAATATGCCCACACATTCAAGAGCTGTAGAAAAATTCTAAGCTTAtaagaaaacagattttcacATTCCTATTTTGGGAGTCCCACAATAATAGTCAGGTTTGCAGCCATCTATTTCTGACTCTTAATTCTACTGTGTGACTGCAATGAGGTGATCTTAATTTCTTGATTTGAACGCCCTATACCTCTTGAAGTTGAAGTGGTCTATAGTTAATTTCCAAAAGGCAGTCAAAGTAGCCGCGTTGAGCAAggtttcatattttaaaaaaaccAGCGACGGGGAATCCTGTTGTCAGGTGTTACATAAATGTCAGCTTTAGTCATGAGTAAGTATTGGCTAAGTCAGTGGAAACTTTGAGTCAGTGACGAAGGTGATGGCCCCGGCCATTAGTGTTTTTGCAGAAATTCATCCTCAATTCTATGAAAATCATGGTCCCTGATAACTCAGAATCCTGCAGCCAcctttcacaacagtctgcattttgacaCAAGCAGACAACAGTATTTGCAATTTGCAAAAAAACTTAAATCCGAGCTCAAGCCAAACAAGCATCAATGCAGGtttcaaaactgtaaaatcaGTACTACTTTTAATCCGAATTATCCTTTTGGCGGCGATTTACTGGTCTGGTATCAGTGATCACTGGGCAGTTTGGCAGACCGTCTATTGCAATGTAGCTCGCTTGTCAGGTTTGCCCGTAGGGGGCGCCCTATTGAGAAGCACAAATTAAACACCCATGATTCGTTGGCCGTTGGCGAGTATACAATTTCACatgatttattatttatcattttacaattcacatgtacatgattttattcACTTATTACAGAATTCagaatacatttttattttacaaatacatatacAAATCTTAATACCAGTCCATTACCCGTTTCAACTACATCGGAGGctaatttattttgtatgttaaTCAGGATACACGAGGCTCTTGcctttatttacatattatgcCATATATGGCCCACATGTTGCCATCTTATGACTTTACGTTTGCTtttcttttgttattttcaaatcccaTCAGAAAGTTAGACTTTCGCTTGTGAATTGCCGCTATCAGTAAGATAAGCTTATCTGAGAGCGAATAAAATTGAATATAATTATCGGAATTTCTTCGACTGGCGAATTTCCACTTTCAATCTTATATTGCCAACTTATACCGTTAGACAGAGTCTCGCAGGCCGAGAACAGCTGGTCATCTAGTATTCTACATCGAGAAGAAGGGAGCCCCAACGAACAAACTCTCAACTGATGTAATACATAGCAAAGGTTGCGAGAAAAGCAGAAGATGAAGATCACATTAAACATTGTAATCAATGAAAACGGATAGcctttagccctgcgtacaggtctgtgtgttcccggcgttatacggcctgtggtgtaggccgtataacaccgggaacacacagacctgtacgcggGGCTAGGATAGCCTTATGCTTTGAAAAACACAGGCAACTTTACAACATTCATTTGTCACTAAGTACACttgtatttatatttaaagGTAAGATATTTGCATACTACGCAAATAGGACAATTTACAGAATGCTACGCTCTGCTGCACATTTGACAGCGATGATTCATATTTTATCGCTATTCAAGTAAGGCAATCGGCTTCaatgataaaacattaattACTGTGGGAGTAAAACAGCGCGTCGATGACGTTCAATTACATTTTCCCCGTGGATCTACAGCATAAGAAATGGAAAACAGAAAGAACAATTTCttttttgatatgcaaattctCAGAACAACTCATCCAATCAGCTTGTTTGAGGGAATGGCACTGACGAATGACGTTTCAGTATGTTTCTCATCATACTGATTTGATTTATATGCAAACTGCGTATTCGCATACTGTTCAAATGAACTCTCGGAACATACATCATTTATACTGTAAAAGGTTTTTAAAAACAACAGCTATCATAAACGGCGATTATAAATGGGCAAATAAAAGTCACGTGGTAACCATTAACCTAATGGAACCAATGGtattaaattaatgaaaaatacataaattaataaaaattacatCTAACGCGTAACTGTCACACAGTCAAAAACATGTAAATGATATCAACGCCCAGTCAAAGttaagtaataataatattcatataaAATCAATACAAACATCTGGgaagtaataataatattcacatAAAATCAATACAAACGTCTGGGGGACGCTTACTTCAACGACAGGAGACGACACGTATGTTTTTCCTGGCAGATCGACGGTGGCTTGAAGCGCGGCGCAGTAGACTGCTCGTTTTAAAAATCGCCTTAGTTCTAATCCTACCTACACTATTCTGAATACATCAAACACATTATTTCAGTTTGAAATGACTTCGTGTTCCACACACAGTCCACTTGTAAATCACGTGACCATGGCGAGGACTCGTAATCATCGTTATATCTTGAGGACGCCCTCTTCGTGTTCCTTCATCCCTagtaaatatatatttctttaaaGTGTCCCTTTTCTCCCTCGGTTGCTTTCCGTAATTGCAGTTCTCGTTTTTCAATTTACCCCCGTCCGATTTCTTCGTGGAGTGCGCCCTCACGGTTCTTGTGCTTCGTCCTCTTCAAATGGTGCTTTTTCGGCGTGGGCGGGAATGACGGTCGATTCGGTCGTCATCTGTGAATAAAAACAAACTAGTGAGAAAATGAACTGAACGACATGTTGCAAAAAAGTTATGCATTAAGTATTTATATGCTCGAAAGGTAGGTAAAATTCGAGAAAAGATTAACACCATAATGGTCCATGTACATCGACAAAACTTTAAAACGATTCATGATAGTCACGAGGAAAGTGTGCAAACGATACTATGGAAAATGATCACGTGATTTGTGACACAAAATTCATATAAATGCCCTTGTTTGATAACTACGAGACTCCcacaaaagttacaaaaatgTCATAATTTCGTcttaatttaaaacaaaaaagggATATTATTTCTGCTCATGGGTTTCATTCCAAATATTGGACGAAGACGCGCATTTATTAGTTGCTTTTTTAAGTTCCGGTGAGTCAGTAAGCTTTTCAAACATACGATTAATTTTCTTACGTTTTATTGAATTCTGGTTATTTACAAGCTGGACGAAAAGGCAGTTTGTATAAATCATAACATTTTACCACCTATTTCGTTTTCTCCATCATCGATCTCTGGCGCACAGAACTTGAAATAAGAGAAAAGGTTTATGCAAAGGCTTTCATGTGATGCACTCGTATACCAGAAACAACTCTGTTTTTGGTCATAATCGTCAGCGTTTTACATTTGTAGCTtagttagagagagagagagagagagagagagagagagagagagagagagagagagagagagagagagagagagattgtagCTTTGTCAAGATGAATCTTACCTGGGGTGGCGTTTTGTCCATGATCAGAGTGTCTTTTCCATCCCTTGTTTCACGGCCACCTTCAGAACATCGCCTCTCAATGTTGCTATTCCATATTCCGTAGccaaaataaattacaaaacctGTAATTGAGACAAAGAGTGGGGTCAGTATTTGTGGTCAGGTGACGAAAGTTTGATGATTTAACGAAAGAAATTGCTTTTCAAAGTTTGGTTTACACTGTGGCTAGCTCAGTGTCTGAAAACCTTGCATTCCGATGTGGGGGATTGATCTGTCCTTGTGCACCTCCGATGCGTAGCTCTCTGCTACCATATGGTATTTTGACTACCGCGTACCTTTACGTATATCATTTGATGTCACTTTTCGAGCGCCATCACCGGTAACTACAGAAAACATGTCATAATTAATAAACAGGGAGTTGGCTCTTGAATGCATtgaccgaaataaaaaaaaaccctgATGTACATAATTTATTCACTGAATTGAGAAAACACCAGAAATATATTTATGGTAATTACTTCTGACGGAATCATCCAAGGCGTATTTAACGGACGATACAAGGTGCAATGATGTATTTTATTCTTTTAAGATAGTACGCGTCTTGAAGGTGAAAGACAAagttttgcccaaactttcttccatgaatctttcaaccattctcttaccacaTTAGGAATACAAATCACGGGTTATCCTTCAAAGTTCGGCAcactaacatttaccgatatcttAAATTCAGAATAGCCGCCCTCTCTGTGCTAAGTCTATGGGGACATATGTCGAATTGCGAAAAACTAAGGCAGTGAAAAGCTCCCTttctccaagaactttaaaattagTCCCCACTtgcggtagaccagaaaagtattgcaagagagtctgaatatctgtcccccggGGCGCATTCTGCCTTATTTTACAATGCATCACATATCCATTATGGTCCTCACAAACTTTTTAGCAGGTTTGCTGCATccattattcataaaaatataatacgcTTGATGGTAATCTATGTAAATATCAAGCAGTCATTCATCTTGGTCACAAGGCAAAGTTTTAGCCACACTTGCAAATATCTAGTGTAACTTCTTCGAAAAGGCAACATATTAATTTATTGAAAACTTGACTTTCAGTAATTATTCAAGTTTTGTAACACAAAAATGCCtagaaacaagtcaatgtgtcATATACGATGTTCCCTTGCgttgatttaaggtagtattcgccccgaaagtgaaagacttcaacttttgctcaaacttttctcgatgaaactttcgaccattcccTTACCAAAGCAACtcgaagaataaaaatcggggtcccCGTGcgaactttggtactagagagacaaattacctaagctttcccgatatttgaaattcaatatggtcgCCATCGCATCcctctgttaactctatggggaaaaattaaatttttaaattttcgaaaaaactaagattCTGAAAACTTTTCTTCCATCAAGAGtttcaaatgagcccccacaggtggtagatcagaagagaattgacaaaattttaaagcccgaatttctgtccccgaggcgcgttctaccttgatCACGAGAATCTAGTGAAGTTAATCGTTTCTTTTCTTCTGAACACTTTAtcacaataaataatttaagATTACTTGCCTACGATGAGCCAGATTGCAAACCTCACCCAGGTCAGATAGGATAACTTCAACATCAGGTAGATGTTGACAAACATGGCGGCGATCGGTAACACCGGCACGCAGGGCACCATGAACTTGAACTTGTCTTTGCTCTGCGGCTGCTGATACAGCTTGACTATGAGAAAGACGATGAGGCTGACGAACAGCAGTAGCAGTATGATAGCCCAGGCGTTGGCTTGAAGGAGGAACGGCCGGCCGAAGATCACCAGCGAACAAAAGATGAAGATGACGACGAAGAGCAAAAGCGTGATGTAGGTTGCGTTTTTCCCGCTTTGCACCGTGGGTAGCTGCTTTTTGTCCGGTAGACCCAGCAAATTCCTGTAGCGACCGTACATCCTGTAGGCAGATTCCCTTAGGCGGGAAAGTGTCAGGTCGGAATCTGAATATGTATTGAAATTGTCGGGCTCCGGGTCGACAGCACCGTACCGAGCTTTGATTGGCTGCTCGCCTTGCTCCGACTGGCTCTTCGGAATCAGTTTCTCCGGGCCAGCCTCGGTCAAGGTGGAACTTTCACTTTGGGCGCCTTCTTTAGATATTTGCTCTTCCTTCCGCTTCATGGCGTCCGGCTCTTCGCCTTCGTCATCGAGCGTGTCGTAGTCGATCGTCGTCTGCAAAGCAAACTCGACGTCATGGTGGGGTTGGTAGCGTAGAATCAGGACGCACATGGATACGATAGTGTAAGCAAGTAAGGTGCCAATTGACATCATTTCGATAAGGTCGGCTAGGCCAATCAAAAGAGCCAAGATGGCGGCGATGAATCCAGACAGAATAGTCGCTATTGCCGGAGTTTTGGTGAAGTCGTTGATGCGAGCCATAAACCTGTGAAAACATTATGAGGGCAGAAGATGAAGTAAtgctattgttgttgttgttgttgttttggttgTTGATTATGATAATGATCATGGTCTTGATGATGTTGAGGATGGCGGTGGTAGtgctggtgatgatgatgatgatgatgagggcGGAGGAGGGTGGGAGTGATGGTTTCGAAGAAGATATGATGATACAGAGTGGTAAAACGGTTGTGGAATTGAGAACGGTGACGTTTATGTAAAAAGAAGCAGTGACATATAATATTTGTCAAAGGTTACAAATTGCGTGTCCAATGCATATGGCAAGATCCTGGTTTTCTATTGTTGATGTAAAAGACTTCCTAAATTGAGGTTAGTAACGATGTCAGTTATTGTGGGGGGAGGTTCTTTAATATCGGACGTCACTGAGAAGACAGCTGGACTCGGAATAGTTAACAATAAACACGTaactatttattgaaaacactgGAGAGAGGATCCTGAACTCCTCACGTTACATGGAAATTCGAAGAGCAACAAAACGTGGAAAGCCTCGCTTTCATTTCCCAAAACGGCGGGAAAGGCAACAGAACATTGTATCAAAGTTAAACATGAACGTCATTGGCTAATTTTCCAATGTCATGCGTGGAAACAACTCCTGGTTTTCGATGACGTTCGCAATGTGATGTCAAACAAGTTTAGGATCCTATTTTAACACCAAGCTATAGCACGCAAAATATGCACCTTTATGAAACACAACAAATCACTCAACAATCTCAACTTTCACGACAGTTATCAGGACAAATAAAAGTTCGGTAATTGTTGGATAATTTCTCTCCAACCTTATTGGAcgaatgaaatatgcaatcttGACTCCTTTCACACGAACAATTCACTTCTTCGTTGTAAGACTGTTTAAGGTGACGAGAAGGAGTCAATTGTATGACTGACCGCCTACCTGAAGAGAAGGCCATCGGAAGACATCGCGTAGATTACACGGGGCATCGGAAAGAGCGACCCCATGAGACTTACAGTCAGCCCGGCGATGGCGCCAATGGCCACGATATACTTGGCATTATTGGCGCCATGCTGGACGAACATCTCGAGCAGCGGTGACTCCGGACTGATGTCGTAGTACGGTATCATCAGCGTGAGGATAATACTGACGGAGACGTAACCTAACAGACAGATGACCAGCGACAAGACGATGGCGATCGGGATAGACCTGCTGGGTTCTTTCGCCTCTTCGCCGGTGGTGGCGATAATGTCGAATCCGATGAAAGCGTAGAAACAGGTTGCAGCACCAGTCATCACCTTAAAAAAGAGAACGTTGGTGGTGAGAAATCAATGAAAGACAGTTTTCCTCCCGATGTAAAAAAAGTAGTGAGCCTAATACAATAGGGaaatgttttatgaaattttataaaatgCAATGCAGGTTATCAACGAGCGGGAAGgtaagctctctctctctctctctctctctctctctctcatctagTCAACGAAAACAGGTTTCCAGGAAATATATACACCCATTCTGTACTATTGTATACACACCAATCCTTATCTTGTTTTCATAGAAATGCCCCACTCGCTTCTGCTTATACCACATGAAACACACATGCCTTAGTAAGCCTTCGATCAATTTGATGGACTTACTCCTGAAAATCCATACGGCATGAATCCGTCCATCCAGTTTTCCGAGTTGACGTAGAACAGCCCGGCAACAACGATGAACACCCAGACAGCTAAATTGATGGCGTTGAGGGCGTTGTTGAACCCCACCGACTTCTTCACGCCCGCCGTCACTATCAAGGTCATCACTATGACAATGACACACGCTAGAAGATCAGGGTATGATTTCGCTGTAAAGGTGAGAGTGGTTTCAAAGCTTTAGTACTTACATTTTCAGCGTGAAAGCATTTTATTAAAaccttttaaagttttaaattgttttatgaTCCGCTTTAAAACCCTAcatgaacaagaaaaatacaGTTTGCTACATTAAAACTGGAAGATTATTCAAACCTTTGCCTGTTTTAGGTTTTCAGAATTCCCGCTATCCATAGAAGAAAGGAAGCGTGTTCAAAATTGACCCAGCAGCTACAGTATGTAAATTATGTAAGATGGTAGTGTTGAAGTCGAGtagtattttttgtttatttgtccaTTGCATGAACCTCGTCCCTTTTGCGAGTTTTCTGATCTTTTTATCCTCGACAGATACAAAGCTGATATTTcaagtgtgtcaatttgtgtttaagggacagatattcagactctcaaacttttccaattcttttctgatctaccacttctgtggcttattttgaagcccttgaagtaataaaaacttttaccgtcttagtttttttgaaaatcgaaaattatatttttgtccatagatttaacacagggatagcgccattgtgaatttcaaatatcggtaaatcttcggTAATTTCTTTGTCTTGTGCTAAAATGTGCACGATGACACCCGATTTTTATTCcagtgattttaaaagagaacagtttaaagatttgttgaggagatttgagcaaaagttgcaaattttctttttcaagccTTTTAGAATGAAGACTGTTTGCAAAATAAGCCTACAACAAGGATCGttctttttcaagtttgtatattttttctgtgtaaTGTATCTTAATTAAGTAAAGTGTAACGCCTTTTCATGTGGGCCGGAGGCCTTGGATTGCGAATAAACTTGCACAGTTTCTCGTGCATCAATTGCTAATTACTAAAAGGATTGGGCAAGACGTTGGCATGCGTAAAACAAACACGCTGCTTACGAAACGAAATTGACTTGCGCAAAGCAGTGTTGCTGCCCACTGGTGTATCAACAGAACTGTGGCAACTGACATAAATACTAATTAACGGATCAAAGATTACTTTCCCTTCATTGCATTATTTCCAAGGCTCTAGCGCATGTCTGCAGATGACACTTATTGCACTAATAATTCCCTCTTATGTCGATCTAATTCTTTTGATGTGAATTTTCTCGAACAATCACTTTCCTTTTGAACTGTATAACATTCTACAAGGACAAGAATCGATTTTGCTATATCATGCATTTCTATCCAGCGATAAGTTGTATGGGAAGCGATCggtgtaatttgttttgaaaacctGGAATAACTTGATCAGTGTACACatttatataaattaatgaCGTCACTATCTAGAAACCATGATAATCATAGATATATGACTATTCAATCAATACAACTATTTCAGTTGAGGTATTTGGTTAAAGGGAGGgtgtcatcggaactgcgcctgtgcgactttcctgttcacaaacaatgtatattatgcataaaatgtagatgcatcacatcaacatagctgcaa harbors:
- the LOC139137127 gene encoding solute carrier family 7 member 14-like — translated: MGFQFTWNSITSKLLRTKAFDSSVESANVPIAGRLSKCLSTFDLVSLGVGSCIGTGMYVVSGLVARNVAGPAVILSFMIAALASILSGVCYAEFGVRVPKTTGSAYVYSYVTVGEFAAFVIGWNLILEYLIGTAAGASALSSCFDALVHHKISHFMLDNVGGFGIHTKSYPDLLACVIVIVMTLIVTAGVKKSVGFNNALNAINLAVWVFIVVAGLFYVNSENWMDGFMPYGFSGVMTGAATCFYAFIGFDIIATTGEEAKEPSRSIPIAIVLSLVICLLGYVSVSIILTLMIPYYDISPESPLLEMFVQHGANNAKYIVAIGAIAGLTVSLMGSLFPMPRVIYAMSSDGLLFRFMARINDFTKTPAIATILSGFIAAILALLIGLADLIEMMSIGTLLAYTIVSMCVLILRYQPHHDVEFALQTTIDYDTLDDEGEEPDAMKRKEEQISKEGAQSESSTLTEAGPEKLIPKSQSEQGEQPIKARYGAVDPEPDNFNTYSDSDLTLSRLRESAYRMYGRYRNLLGLPDKKQLPTVQSGKNATYITLLLFVVIFIFCSLVIFGRPFLLQANAWAIILLLLFVSLIVFLIVKLYQQPQSKDKFKFMVPCVPVLPIAAMFVNIYLMLKLSYLTWVRFAIWLIVGFVIYFGYGIWNSNIERRCSEGGRETRDGKDTLIMDKTPPQMTTESTVIPAHAEKAPFEEDEAQEP